In Mytilus edulis chromosome 6, xbMytEdul2.2, whole genome shotgun sequence, the following proteins share a genomic window:
- the LOC139526954 gene encoding F-box/LRR-repeat protein 2-like has protein sequence MEINILPPEILLMVFTYLTLEERILAKTVCTLWCKICRSKSLWKSVNATALQSYTILCDISLNRHHIRYLKITPILLLKLLQYDDNVKFENLSHLNLALYHVDNAQIFKLISKRCSNIKMLKFKCCSAQTLKKAINATANLLLHELDIIFYGTDVNIPGITMLSECNPQLRKLSINTLSTGLLNYGVHSSKTIFSIRARNTSLCHNIFLNMPVIYTLSLLHLDETDINDDSLLIISKNAPNLNSVSIFGCKATDKGILILTSSCRKLEYFRMGNCLQKLSLYAISNECSTLMYIEARKTSLSSHMHLHELSTSCHHLHAIKLIDVTGLDDLAIEIIADNCAELKIAHFSGSSDITLTAVAYMLFKCRMLTELILKLCVSLSQTRNVNQLLSNTSSHKLLIKDLKNAHQSKAFEPLRNFKQQSTSSKFLLHLKPRFIQEDKEAGLISHDKMTTMMTKEALFKYSPTRHCELRTLDVGSCNNLTPESMVDITKFCPELRSLICLDCKQFMSLDAKVILHEIFQNCLFIRSICLGKHDTIYSSNYPL, from the coding sequence atggAAATAAACATTTTACCACCAGAGATTTTACTTATGGTTTTTACATATCTAACATTGGAAGAACGAATTCTTGCAAAAACTGTTTGCACACTCTGGTGCAAAATTTGCCGGTCAAAAAGTCTATGGAAAAGTGTGAACGCGACTGCACTACAATCATACACTATTTTATGTGATATATCATTAAACAGGCACCATATTAGATATCTAAAAATCACCCCTATCTTGTTACTGAAACTGTTACAGTATGATGataatgtaaaatttgaaaatctgTCGCATCTTAATTTAGCATTGTACCATGTGGATAATGCACAAATATTCAAATTGATAAGTAAAAGATGTTCTAACATTAAGATGTTGAAATTCAAATGTTGCTCTGcgcaaacattaaaaaaagcaaTTAACGCAACAGCAAATCTGCTCTTACACGAACTTGATATCATTTTTTACGGGACAGATGTTAACATTCCTGGTATCACGATGTTATCCGAATGTAATCCACAATTACGGAAACTAAGTATCAATACTTTGTCGACCGGTTTATTAAATTATGGAGTGCATAGTTCAAAAACGATATTTAGCATTAGAGCAAGAAACACCAGTCTCTGCCATAACATTTTTCTGAACATGCCTGTTATTTACACATTATCTTTACTTCACCTTGATGAAACTGACATAAACGATGACAGTTTACTTATTATATCTAAGAATGCTCCAAATTTAAACAGTGTTTCGATATTTGGATGCAAAGCTACAGATAAAGGGATTTTGATATTAACGTCCTCTTGCAGAAAACTTGAGTATTTCCGAATGGGAAATTGTTTACAGAAATTGTCTTTGTACGCAATTTCAAACGAATGCAGTACCCTCATGTATATTGAAGCAAGAAAGACTAGTCTATCTAGTCACATGCACCTGCATGAACTTTCAACTTCATGTCATCATCTTCATGCTATAAAATTGATCGATGTTACTGGACTAGATGATCTCGCAATTGAAATAATTGCTGATAATTGCGCTGAATTAAAGATTGCACACTTTAGTGGAAGTAGCGATATTACATTAACTGCTGTGGCATATATGTTATTCAAATGTAGAATGCTTACGGAATTGATTCTAAAGTTATGTGTCAGTCTAAGTCAAACTAGAAATGTAAATCAACTATTGAGTAATACGTCATCGCATAAACTTTTAATAAAAGATCTCAAGAATGCACACCAAAGTAAAGCATTTGAACCTTTGCGAAATTTTAAACAGCAGTCGACGTCTAGTAAATTCTTGCTTCATTTAAAACCGAGATTTATCCAAGAAGACAAGGAAGCCGGTTTAATTTCTCATGACAAAATGACAACAATGATGACGAAAGAGGCCCTATTCAAATATTCACCAACAAGACACTGTGAATTAAGAACGCTTGATGTTGGATCATGTAACAATTTAACCCCAGAATCAATGGTCGATATAACCAAATTCTGTCCAGAGTTAAGAAGTCTGATTTGTTTGGACTGCAAACAATTCATGAGTTTAGATGCGAAAGTAATCCTGCATGAAATATTCCAGAACTGTCTCTTTATCAGATCTAtctgtttaggaaaacatgacacaatatacaGCAGTAACTATCCTCTTTAA
- the LOC139528931 gene encoding E3 ubiquitin-protein ligase DTX1-like has translation MANQMPQNMTNQNVSHMGQGNGNIGQNNNTFPNFTPNMTMNPSSQYQNMPQMGMAGNMNNNIGNMQPSNFPMGPSNAVGQAFYGGQAMSAQYGMFPVHHGLRGKSIVNMARSGHPSASSGMTYPSGSSTAVRSGSQHLDIPEEAKIPNINSRQSKKQGKTSDTEIFEQFTEVIQHPPADEDCCICCEKLSHASGYGEGQMENHVVYQLNKCSHMFHKLCLIAMYDSGSKNGSMQCPACKTIYGEKHGNCPKGVMEYCIMSQALQGLSDSQTIRILYHISHGVQTQEHPHPGKRFTCRGFPRVCFLPDNDEGRKILKLLIVAWKMRLTFTIGHSTTTGETDIVTWNEIHHKTEFGSNISGHGFPDDKYFDNVLQELSVQGVTEKDI, from the exons ATGGCCAATCAAATGCCTCAAAACATGACCAATCAAAATGTTAGTCATATGGGTCAAGGAAATGGCAACATAGGACAAAATAACAATACATTTCCAAACTTTACACCTAATATGACAATGAACCCATCAAGTCAGTATCAAAATATGCCTCAAATGGGCATGGCTGGAAATATGAACAATAACATTGGAAACATGCAACCATCAAATTTTCCAATGGGACCATCAAATGCAGTGGGTCAGGCATTTTATGGAGGACAAGCTATGTCAGCACAGTATGGAATGTTCCCAGTGCATCATGGGTTACGCGGTAAAAGCATTGTAAATATGGCTCGTAG tGGCCATCCTTCAGCATCTAGTGGCATGACTTATCCATCAG GTTCCAGTACTGCAGTAAGATCTGGTTCTCAACATTTAGACATACCAGAAGAAGCTAAAATACCAAACATTAATTCCAGGCAAAGTAAAAAACAAG GTAAAACATCAGATACAGAAATATTTGAACAGTTTACAGAAGTTATTCAACATCCTCCTGCCGATGAG GACTGCTGTATATGTTGTGAAAAATTGAGTCATGCCTCAGGATATGGAGAGGGTCAGATGGAAAATCATGTTGTTTATCAACTCAATAAATGTAGTCACATGTTCCATAAGTTGTGTTTAATAGCCATGTATGATAGTGGGTCTAAG aatggTAGTATGCAGTGCCCAGCCTGTAAGACAATATATGGAGAAAAACATGGAAATTGTCCAAAGGGTGTGATGGAGTACTGTATAATGTCCCAGGCATTACAGGGCTTATCAGACAGTCAGACAATCAGAATATTGTATCATATATCCCATGGGGTACAGACACAGGAACACCCACATCCCGGGAAGAGATTTACATGTAGGGGATTCCCCAGAGTGTGTTTCTTACCTGATAATGACGAAGGAAGAAAG aTATTAAAATTACTGATAGTTGCATGGAAGATGAGATTAACATTTACAATTGGACATTCTACAACCACAGGAGAGACTGATATAGTCACATGGAATGAAATACATCACAAAACAGAATTTGGATCAAATATTTCTGGTCATGGTTTCCCAGATGACAAGTATTTTGATAACGTACTTCAGGAATTATCTGTACAAGGGGTAACAGAAAAGGATATATAA